In one Rhea pennata isolate bPtePen1 chromosome 17, bPtePen1.pri, whole genome shotgun sequence genomic region, the following are encoded:
- the HORMAD2 gene encoding HORMA domain-containing protein 2: MATHQLLQMRQKNKSSKESVLFPNKITTEQQSVVLVKRLLAISVSCITYLRGLFPESSYGTRYLDDLCLKILREDKSCLGSLQIVKWIQGCFDALEKKFLHIAVLAIYTNPKEPETVTELYQFKFKYKKNGPQMDVVSNKMNFMNGMCSEEVKKASSLLIRKLYLLMQNLGPLPNDIILTMKLLYYNDVTPEDYQPPGFKEDGSPGNLLFDGDPVNLKVGSVSTGFHIMKVRVTTENKRMGTVESRLIQKNGPAEISHQGLDCDEEEEEGSPKNNPLPARADSSEHGEDKSDMYPGWKTQASSFCLQDTGGKEKTRIKETGKMCCSRTSPQISCLNLSFSQEEVIGPKKKRKVSEPEKLLLEGRK, from the exons ATGGCTACTCACCAGCTTTTACAGATGAGGCAAAAGAATAAATCCTCCAAG gaatcaGTGTTGTTCCCCAACAAAATTACTACTGAACAGCAGTCTGTGGTGCTGGTGAAAAGGCTTCTGGCTATCTCTGTATCCTGTATAACATACCTAAGAGGGTTGTTCCCAGAGAGTTCATACGGAACTCGCTATTTAGATG ACCTCTGTCTAAAAATTCTCCGAGAAGATAAAAGCTGTCTGGGATCATTGCAGATAGTCAAGTG GATTCAAGGTTGTTTTGATGCTTTGGAGAAGAAATTT tTACATATTGCTGTCCTAGCA ATTTACACCAATCCCAAGGAACCGGAG ACAGTGACTGAACTATATCAATTCAAATTCAAGTACAAAAAGAATGGGCCGCAGATGGACGTTGTCAG CAACAAAATGAACTTCATGAACGGGATGTGCAGCGAGGAGGTTAAAAAAGCCAGCAGTCTCCTGATCCGTAAACTGTACTTATTAATGCAAAACCTTGGGCCACTTCCCAATGACATTATCTTGACCATGAAACTCCTCTATTACAATGATG TAACTCCTGAAGATTACCAGCCCCCTGGCTTTAAGGAAGATGGCAGCCCTGGTAATCTGCTCTTTGATGGTGATCCTGTCAACCTGAAAGTGGGGTCTGTCTCCACTGGCTTCCACATCATGAAAGTGAGAgtaacaactgaaaataaaagaatgggAACAGTTGAAAGCAGACTGATCCAGAAGAACGGTCCTGCTGAGATCTCCCATCAAGGGTTAGACTGCgatgaagaagaagaggaggggaGCCCCAAG AACAACCCTCTCCCTGCTAGAGCAGATTCAAGTGAGCATGGAGAGGACAAAAGTGACATGTATCCAGGCTGGAAAACTCAAGCGTCTTCGTTTTGTCTTCAGGATACAG GTGGAAAGGAGAAGacaagaataaaagaaacagggaaaatgtGTTGCTCGAGGACATCTCCACAG